A section of the Telopea speciosissima isolate NSW1024214 ecotype Mountain lineage chromosome 3, Tspe_v1, whole genome shotgun sequence genome encodes:
- the LOC122654368 gene encoding alpha-mannosidase 2-like — MAFSSGTGSTSSRRGGWARSLLPLSNSSKSKLPRKSPRKRSSPRDFIFANFFTIGLSISVLFFIAIVFRYGIPKPISSPFKPRNYRQPKFKKPIYRKPTLSKGGNEVGSAAVVDITTKDLYDRIEFLDVDGGPWKQGWRVTYKGDEWDSEKLKVFVVPHSHNDPGWKLTVEEYYVQQTRHILDTIVEALSKDSRRKFIWEEMSYLERWWRESSEAKREAFFNLVNNGQLEIVGGGWVMNDEANSHYYAIIEQMTEGNMWLNDTIGAIPKNAWAIDPFGYSPTMAYLLRRMGFENMLIQRTHYELKKELALHKNLEYMWRQSWDVEETTDIFVHMMPFYSYDIPHTCGPEPAVCCQFDFARRRGFFYELCPWEQHPVDINEDNVHEQALKLLDQYKKKSTLFRTNTLLIPLGDDFRYISIDEAEVQFTNYQLLFDYINSNPSLNSEVKFGTLEDYFQTLREEAERINYTLPGEVGSGQVAGFPSLSGDFFTYADRQQDYWSGYYVSRPFFKSVDRVLEQTLRASEMMIALLLGYCQTSQCEKFPTSFSYKLTAARRNLALFQHHDGVTGTAKDHVVVDYGQRMHTSLQDLQIFMSKAVEVLLGIRHEKSDQNPSQFEAEHVRSRYDVQPVRRIISPPEGRAQSVVVFNPLEQTRVEILMVIVNRPDVTVLDSNWSCVKSQVSPEWQHNKGKIFSGRHRLFWQASVPAMGLQTYYIANGFVGCEKAKPAKLKFSTSSNELPCSTQYTCSKLDGDLAEIKNRHMTLTFDAKLGLLHQMSHKDGSQTVVGEEIGMYTSPSSGAYLFKPDGEAQPIVQAGGQMVISEGPLMQEFYSYPKTEWDQSPISHSTRIYNGDNTIQELLVEKEYHVELFDDGENFNDKELIVRFKTDLDNRRIFYSDLNGFQMSRRETYDKIPLQGNYYPMPSLAFMQSLTGQRFSVHSRQSLGVASLKNGWLEVMLDRRLVRDDGRGLGQGVMDNRPMNVLFHILKESNISSTADPVSSHLPLNPSLLSYCVGAHLNYPMHAFIAKKPQEASVQLPPRSFSPLSAPLPHDLHIVSFKVPQPLKDSQQLHGGSRFVLIIQRRQWDSAYYCQKGMPQCSIMADNPVNLFHMFTDLTVLNVKATSLNLLHDDTEMLGYIKQLGDVAQEGHVMVSPMEIQAYKLELRLQQ, encoded by the exons ATGGCCTTCTCCTCCGGCACCGGAAGCACAAGCAGCAGACGGGGAGGTTGGGCTCGCTCTCTCCTCCCATTATCGAACTCATCTAAATCGAAGCTGCCCAGGAAGTCTCCCCGTAAGCGATCATCTCCTCGTGATTTTATTTTCGCCAACTTCTTCACCATTGGACTTTCGATCtctgttctcttcttcatcGCCATTGTATTTCGCTATGGCATCCCAAAACCTATCTCTTCTCCCTTCAAACCCAGAAATTATCGTCAACCCAAGTTTAAAAAACCAATTTATCGGAAACCTACATTGTCGAAGGGCGGAAATGAGGTCGGTTCCGCCGCTGTTGTCGATATCACGACGAAAGATCTCTAcgataggatcgagttcttggaTGTGGATGGAGGACCCTGGAAGCAGGGTTGGAGGGTGACTTACAAGGGAGATGAGTGGGATTCAGAGAAGCTAAAGGTTTTTGTAGTTCCGCATTCGCATAATGATCCTGGGTGGAAGCTCACTGTCGAAGAATATTACGTTCAGCAGACCCGGCATATACTGGATACAATTGTGGAAGCTCTTTCCAAG GATAGCCGCCGCAAATTTATTTGGGAGGAGATGTCATATTTGGAGAGATGGTGGAGAGAATCCTCAGAGGCTAAAAGAGAAGCTTTTTTCAATTTAGTCAACAATGGGCAGTTAGAAATTGTTGGAGGTGGTTGGGTAATGAACGATGAG gctAATTCGCATTATTATGCAATCATTGAGCAG ATGACAGAAGGCAATATGTGGTTAAATGACACTATTGGGGCTATTCCGAAAAATGCTTGGGCCATAGATCCATTTGGTTACTCACCTACCATGGCATATCTGCTCCGGCGTATGGGTTTTGAGAACATGCTTATACAAAGGACCCACTATGAGCTGAAGAAGGAACTTGCTTTGCATAAGAATTTGGAATACATGTGGAGACAGAGCTGGGATGTTGAGGAAACTACTGATATTTTTGTCCACATGATGCCTTTCTATTCCTATGATATTCCACACACTTGTGGGCCTGAGCCTGCTGTTTGTTGTCAGTTTGACTTTGCTCGAAGGCGTGGCTTCTTTTATGAGCTCTGCCCATGGGAACAACATCCAGTTGATATCAACGAGGACAATGTGCATGAGCAAGCACTAAAACTGCTGGATCAGTACAAGAAAAAATCAACTTTATTCAGAACAAACACACTTCTTATTCCTCTTGGGGATGATTTTCGTTATATTAGCATCGATGAAGCAGAAGTTCAGTTTACAAATTACCAGTTGTTGTTTGATTATATCAATTCTAATCCCAGTCTGAATAGTGAAGTGAAGTTTGGTACTCTGGAAGACTATTTCCAAACCCTTCGTGAGGAGGCAGAGAGAATTAATTATACCCTTCCAGGTGAGGTTGGCTCTGGACAGGTTGCAGGTTTTCCCTCGTTATCGGGTGATTTTTTTACATATGCTGACCGCCAACAGGATTACTGGAGTGGCTACTATGTTTCTAGGCCTTTCTTCAAATCTGTTGATCGTGTGCTGGAACAGACACTGCGAGCATCAGAAATGATGATTGCATTATTACTAGGATACTGTCAGACATCGCAATGTGAAAAGTTCCCTACTAGTTTTTCCTACAAGTTGACAGCCGCACGGAGGAATCTAGCCCTTTTTCAGCATCATGATGGGGTAACTGGCACGGCTAAGGATCATGTAGTAGTTGATTATGGACAACGGATGCATACATCTCTACAGGACCTACAAATTTTCATGTCTAAAGCTGTTGAAGTGCTACTCGGTATCCGCCATGAAAAATCAGACCAGAATCCATCTCAGTTTGAGGCAGAGCATGTGCGATCAAGGTACGATGTCCAGCCAGTGCGTAGAATAATCAGCCCTCCTGAAGGACGTGCACAGTCAGTGGTCGTCTTTAATCCCTTGGAGCAAACCAGAGTTGAAATCCTTATGGTTATTGTTAACAGGCCTGATGTAACTGTTCTAGACTCAAATTGGTCATGTGTGAAAAGCCAAGTTTCTCCGGAGTGGCAGCACAACAAAGGCAAGATTTTCTCTGGGAGGCATCGTCTCTTTTGGCAAGCTTCCGTTCCAGCTATGGGGTTGCAGACCTACTACATTGCTAATGGATTTGTTGGATGTGAAAAGGCTAAACCAGCTAAACTAAAATTTTCCACATCTTCCAATGAGTTGCCTTGTTCTACTCAATACACCTGCTCAAAATTAGATGGTGACTTGGCAGAAATCAAGAACCGCCATATGACACTTACCTTCGATGCCAAACTTGGTTTGTTGCATCAAATGAGCCATAAGGATGGCTCCCAAACAGTGGTAGGAGAAGAAATAGGTATGTACACTAGCCCTAGTAGTGGTGCCTACCTGTTCAAACCTGATGGTGAGGCTCAGCCAATTGTTCAAGCTGGAGGGCAGATGGTGATATCCGAGGGACCTTTGATGCAGGAATTTTATTCTTATCCAAAGACAGAATGGGACCAATCCCCCATCTCTCATAGCACTCGAATTTACAATGGAGATAACACTATTCAGGAACTTCTTGTGGAGAAGGAATATCACGTTGAGCTTTTTGATGATGGTGAGAACTTCAATGACAAGGAGTTGATAGTTAGATTCAAGACGGATCTTGACAACAGACGGATTTTCTATTCTGATTTAAATGGTTTTCAGATGAGTCGGAGGGAGACGTATGATAAGATCCCTTTGCAGGGAAATTATTACCCAATGCCCTCACTTGCCTTCATGCAGAGTTTAACTGGTCAACGGTTCTCTGTCCATTCTCGCCAATCGCTTGGTGTGGCAAGCCTAAAAAATGGTTGGCTTGAGGTTATGTTGGACCGCCGTTTGGTCAGAGATGATGGGCGTGGGCTCGGACAGGGTGTCATGGATAACCGTCCAATGAATGTTCTGTTTCACATTCTTAAGGAATCCAATATCTCCTCTACTGCAGATCCTGTTTCTTCACATCTTCCCCTCAATCCCTCACTTCTATCCTATTGTGTTGGAGCCCACTTGAACTACCCAATGCATGCATTCATTGCCAAGAAACCACAGGAAGCATCTGTGCAGCTCCCGCCTAGATCCTTCTCCCCTTTGTCAGCTCCCTTGCCCCATGATTTGCATATCGTGAGTTTCAAGGTTCCACAGCCTTTAAAGGATTCTCAGCAGCTCCATGGGGGTTCTAGATTTGTTTTAATCATACAGAGACGACAATGGGACTCTGCATACTACTGTCAGAAGGGTATGCCCCAGTGCTCAATTATGGCTGATAATCCTGTTAATCTATTCCACATGTTTACAGATCTCACGGTATTGAATGTGAAAGCAACTTCCTTAAATCTCTTACACGATGATACAGAAATGCTTGGGTACATCAAGCAGTTGGGGGACGTTGCACAAGAGGGACATGTCATGGTGTCACCCATGGAAATACAGGCTTACAAACTTGAGTTGAGGCTTCAGCAATGA
- the LOC122655869 gene encoding uncharacterized protein LOC122655869 — protein sequence MVSSAMLCCRQTRHMWASFLWFAVVLGFGLNFGDALKVPFRIKDVLPVLPRQISWPVLNNLHSPVDLLPTFVGSVAPNNGSIEWNGACFKSNEARFEFTGGESDEQELGGGILYLKTSEAHSWTCMDLYVFATPYRVTWDYYFSAREHTLKISSWEEPAELEYVRQHGISVFLMPSGMLGTLLSLLDVLPLFSNTAWGQSANLAFLKKHMGATFEKRTQPWQATIKPEDVHSGDFLVLSKIRGRWGGFETLEKWVTGAFAGHTAVCLKDEMGNLWVGESGHENDKGEEIIAVIPWDEWWELALKDSSNPQIALLPLHPDVRAKFNATTAWAYAQSMTGKPYGYHNMIFSWIDTIADNYPPPLDAHLVLSVMSMWSRMQPAYAANMWNEALNKRLGTEGLDLHGILDETERRGITFEELLVIPEQDEWIYSDGKSTTCVAFILEMYKEAGIFGPISSAIQVTEFTIRDAYMLNIFENNRTSLPSWCNDEDGRLPFCQILGEYRMELPQYNTIEPYAKMNENCPSLPPTYKRPVKC from the exons ATGGTGTCATCAGCGATGTTATGTTGCCGGCAGACTAGGCACATGTGGGCAAGCTTCTTATGGTTTGCCGTAGTATTAGGATTTGGTTTGAATTTTGGGGATGCGTTGAAAGTACCCTTTAGGATTAAGGACGTGCTTCCAGTTCTGCCTCGCCAGATATCATGGCCCGTGCTAAATAATCTTCACAGTCCGGTTGATCTTTTACCCACTTTTGTTGGATCGGTAGCTCCCAACAACGGCTCAATTGAGTGGAACGGTGCCTGCTTTAAGAGTAATGAAGCTCGGTTCGAGTTCACCGGTGGTGAAAGTGACGAGCAGGAATTGGGTGGTGGGATTCTCTATCTTAAG ACCAGTGAAGCTCACAGCTGGACTTGTATGGACCTTTATGTATTTGCAACACCTTATAGAGTGACATGGGATTATTACTTCTCTGCTCGGGAGCACACTCTGAAAATTTCTTCGTGGGAAGAGCCTGCAGAATTGGAATAT GTGAGGCAGCATGGGATATCTGTATTTCTAATGCCATCAGGAATGTTGGGAACCTTGCTTTCTCTGCTTGATGTCTTGCCTCTATTTTCAAATACTGCTTGGGGTCAGAGTGCTAACTTAGCCTTTTTGAAGAAACACATGGGAGCAACATTTGAAAAACGCACTCAGCCCTGGCAGGCAACCATCAAACCAGAGGATGTTCATTCTGGTGATTTCTTAGTATTGTCAAAGATTCGTGGGCGATGGGGTGGATTTGAGACATTAGAGAAATGGGTAACAGGTGCATTTGCTGGACATACAGCAGTTTGCTTGAAAGATGAAATGGGAAATTTATGGGTTGGCGAGTCAGGGCATGAGAATGATAAG GGAGAGGAAATTATAGCGGTAATTCCATGGGATGAATGGTGGGAATTGGCACTCAAGGATAGCTCCAATCCACAGATAGCCTTGCTTCCCTTGCATCCTGATGTCCGTGCAAAGTTTAATGCTACGACTGCATGGGCCTACGCTCAGAGCATGACAGGGAAGCCATATGGTTACCACAACATGATCTTCAGTTGGATTGACACCATTGCTGACAATTATCCACCTCCTCTTGATGCTCACTTG GTACTTTCTGTTATGTCCATGTGGTCTAGAATGCAGCCAGCCTATGCTGCTAATATGTGGAATGAAGCTCTTAACAAGCGACTTGGAACTGAG GGATTGGACTTGCATGGAATTCTTGATGAGACTGAAAGACGTGGAATAACCTTTGAGGAATTACTTGTCATCCCAGAACAAGATGAGTGGATATACAGTGATGGGAAATCAACAACCTGTGTTGCCTTTATCCTTGAAATGTATAAAGAGGCTGGGATCTTTGGTCCCATTTCCAGCGCTATTCAGGTCACAGAGTTCACG ATACGTGATGCATATATGCTTAATATATTTGAGAATAATCGTACAAGCCTGCCAAGCTGGTGTAATGATGAGGATGGTCGACTCCCATTCTGCCAGATTCTCGGAGAGTATCGCATGGAATTGCCTCAGTACAATACCATTGAGCCATATGCCAAAATGAATGAGAACTGCCCTTCCCTACCACCAACTTACAAAAGACCAGTAAAGTGTTGA